In Phaeobacter gallaeciensis DSM 26640, a genomic segment contains:
- a CDS encoding ureidoglycolate lyase, which yields MKTVEIQPISAEGFARFGDLVDCSGAPDKIINQGLCGRYHDRAQLDFSTGRAGLSLFNAEPRALPMPLLMVERHPEGSQAFIPMSETGFLVIVAPDAGGAPGEPLAFETRPGQVINFHRGTWHGVLTPLTAPGLFAVVDRIGGGANLEEHWFDTPYQVIRP from the coding sequence ATGAAAACCGTTGAAATCCAGCCCATCAGCGCTGAGGGGTTTGCCCGCTTCGGGGATCTTGTCGATTGCAGCGGAGCACCGGACAAAATCATCAATCAGGGGCTCTGTGGGCGATACCATGACCGCGCGCAACTGGACTTCAGTACTGGCCGCGCGGGGTTGAGCCTTTTCAACGCTGAACCGCGCGCGCTGCCGATGCCTTTGTTGATGGTGGAACGCCATCCGGAGGGCAGCCAGGCCTTTATCCCGATGAGCGAGACCGGATTTCTGGTCATCGTCGCGCCGGATGCGGGCGGCGCACCGGGGGAGCCGCTGGCCTTTGAAACGCGGCCTGGCCAGGTCATCAACTTCCATCGGGGCACCTGGCACGGGGTGTTGACGCCGCTGACCGCACCGGGGCTGTTTGCCGTTGTGGACCGGATTGGCGGCGGGGCCAATCTGGAAGAGCATTGGTTCGACACCCCCTATCAGGTGATCCGACCGTAA
- a CDS encoding bifunctional allantoicase/(S)-ureidoglycine aminohydrolase, protein MTAPRYYTPQGGHPGQDQLLTDRAMFTDAYAVIPKGTMRDITTSYLPGWQGMRMWVIARPLSGFAETFSQYIVELQPGGGSDAPEHDSAAQSVLFVTEGEIGLTLDGTEHILTPGGYAYIPAGADWILHNSSNSAAGFHWIRKRWEAAPGLEKPAPLITNERDIAPTVMPDTEGRWATTRFVDPADMSHDMHVTIVTFEPGGVIPFPETHVMEHGLYVLEGKAVYRLNQDWVEVEAGDFMWLRAFCPQACYAGGPGRFRYLLYKDVNRHMPLSPPR, encoded by the coding sequence ATGACCGCGCCGCGTTATTACACCCCTCAGGGAGGCCACCCCGGGCAGGACCAGCTGCTGACCGACCGCGCCATGTTCACCGATGCCTATGCAGTCATCCCCAAGGGCACGATGCGCGATATCACCACATCCTATCTGCCGGGCTGGCAGGGTATGCGTATGTGGGTGATCGCCCGCCCTTTGAGCGGTTTTGCCGAGACGTTCTCGCAATATATTGTCGAACTGCAGCCCGGTGGTGGATCCGACGCGCCCGAACATGACAGCGCCGCACAATCCGTGCTGTTCGTGACGGAGGGCGAGATTGGTCTCACCCTTGATGGGACCGAGCATATTCTGACGCCGGGCGGCTATGCCTATATTCCTGCAGGCGCGGACTGGATCCTGCACAACAGCAGCAACAGCGCGGCCGGGTTTCACTGGATCCGCAAACGCTGGGAAGCCGCGCCCGGCCTTGAAAAACCCGCACCACTGATCACCAATGAACGTGACATCGCGCCAACAGTGATGCCGGACACAGAGGGCCGCTGGGCCACCACCCGCTTTGTCGATCCGGCAGACATGTCACATGATATGCATGTCACCATCGTCACCTTTGAACCCGGTGGGGTCATTCCATTTCCAGAGACCCATGTGATGGAGCACGGGCTTTATGTGCTGGAGGGCAAGGCGGTCTATCGGCTCAATCAGGATTGGGTCGAGGTGGAGGCCGGTGACTTCATGTGGCTGCGCGCCTTCTGCCCGCAAGCCTGCTATGCGGGTGGGCCGGGGCGCTTCCGCTATCTGCTTTACAAGGACGTCAACCGGCACATGCCGCTGAGCCCACCGCGCTAA
- a CDS encoding urate hydroxylase PuuD yields the protein MFELLMMWDWLGFAIRWLHVITAIAWIGSSFYFIALDLGLRKAPDLPVGAHGEEWQVHGGGFYHIRKYLVAPAEMPDHLTWFKWESYMTWLSGFALLMVVYWVGGELYLIDQSKADLALWQGILISAATLSVGWLVYDRLCKSGLAERPTLLMVLLFVMLVAMGWGLNQVFTGRAMMLHLGAFTATIMTANVFFIIMPNQRIVVKDLQEGRAPDAKYGKIAKLRSTHNNYLTLPVVFLMLSNHYPLAFASEYNWLIAALVFLMGVTIRHYFNTRHARAGDPTWTWLATALLFLGVIILSSLGLEHEDDDVQEEAALSGTALTMANTEGFEQVHEIVMGRCSMCHAREPFWDGIRTAPKGVLLETEGDVARRAGEIYMQAGVTHAMPPANITYMEPEDRAAIRRWFRAAQM from the coding sequence ATGTTTGAGCTGTTGATGATGTGGGATTGGCTGGGATTTGCCATCCGTTGGCTGCATGTGATCACCGCCATCGCCTGGATCGGGTCCTCGTTCTATTTCATCGCGCTGGATTTGGGGCTGCGCAAGGCACCGGACCTGCCGGTGGGCGCCCATGGCGAGGAATGGCAGGTTCATGGCGGCGGCTTTTACCACATCCGCAAGTATCTGGTGGCCCCTGCTGAGATGCCCGATCACCTGACCTGGTTCAAATGGGAAAGCTACATGACATGGCTCTCCGGGTTCGCCCTGTTGATGGTGGTCTATTGGGTGGGTGGTGAGCTCTATCTGATTGATCAGTCCAAGGCAGATCTGGCGCTGTGGCAGGGGATCCTGATTTCGGCGGCGACGCTGTCTGTGGGCTGGCTGGTCTATGACCGGCTGTGCAAATCGGGCCTTGCCGAGCGCCCGACCCTGTTGATGGTGTTGCTGTTCGTGATGCTGGTGGCCATGGGCTGGGGCTTAAATCAGGTGTTCACAGGCCGTGCCATGATGCTGCATCTTGGCGCCTTCACCGCCACAATCATGACCGCCAATGTATTCTTCATCATCATGCCCAACCAGCGTATCGTGGTGAAGGACCTGCAAGAGGGTCGCGCGCCGGATGCCAAATACGGCAAGATCGCCAAGCTGCGCTCTACTCACAACAACTATCTGACGCTGCCGGTGGTGTTTCTGATGTTGTCGAACCACTACCCGCTGGCCTTTGCCAGTGAGTACAACTGGCTGATCGCCGCGTTGGTATTCCTGATGGGCGTGACCATCCGGCATTATTTCAACACCCGCCATGCCCGCGCGGGGGATCCCACCTGGACCTGGCTGGCCACGGCACTGCTGTTTCTGGGGGTGATCATCCTGTCCTCACTGGGGCTTGAGCATGAGGACGACGACGTGCAGGAAGAGGCCGCGCTGAGTGGTACCGCGCTGACCATGGCCAACACCGAAGGCTTTGAGCAGGTCCATGAGATTGTCATGGGGCGGTGCAGCATGTGCCACGCGCGCGAGCCATTCTGGGACGGCATCCGCACCGCACCCAAGGGGGTATTACTGGAAACGGAGGGGGATGTGGCCCGCCGTGCGGGCGAGATCTACATGCAGGCCGGTGTGACCCATGCGATGCCGCCGGCCAATATCACCTATATGGAGCCAGAGGACCGCGCCGCAATCCGCCGCTGGTTCCGCGCAGCGCAGATGTAA
- the puuE gene encoding allantoinase PuuE, with amino-acid sequence MNRYPRNMIGYGATPPDAAWPGKAKVAVQFVLNFEEGGENSILHGDAGSEAFLSDIAGAASWPGQRHWNMESIYDYGARAGFWRLHRMFTAADIPVTIYGVASALARAPEQVAAMKAADWEIASHGLKWVEHKDMAEEEERAAIAEAIRLHTEVVGTRPRGWYTGRCSENTVRLVAEEGGFDYVSDTYDDDLPYWLEVGARDQLIIPYTLEANDMRFATAPGYITGEQFYQYLKDAFDLLYTEGEAGAPKMMSVGLHCRLIGRPGKAAGLKRFIDYIQGFDGVWCPRRIDIADHWAKTHPHQRRELPSQMTRARFVEAYGGIFEHSPWIADRAHDLELGPAHDRAAGLHNALCRMFRSASEEERLGVLTAHPDLAGKLAAAKRLTAESTNEQASVGLDALTDAERTRFTQLNTAYVEKHGFPFIIAVRDHDKASILAAFERRIDHDRASEFAEACRQVERIAEFRLKDLLP; translated from the coding sequence ATGAACAGATATCCCCGCAACATGATCGGCTATGGCGCGACGCCGCCCGATGCAGCCTGGCCAGGCAAGGCCAAGGTCGCGGTGCAGTTTGTGCTGAACTTTGAGGAGGGCGGTGAGAACAGTATCCTGCATGGGGACGCGGGATCAGAGGCATTCCTCTCAGATATCGCAGGGGCCGCATCTTGGCCGGGGCAGCGCCACTGGAACATGGAGTCGATCTACGATTATGGCGCGCGGGCTGGCTTCTGGCGGCTGCATCGCATGTTCACCGCCGCGGATATTCCGGTCACCATCTACGGCGTTGCCAGCGCTTTGGCTCGGGCGCCTGAACAGGTTGCCGCGATGAAAGCCGCCGATTGGGAAATCGCCTCCCACGGGTTGAAATGGGTCGAACACAAAGACATGGCGGAAGAGGAGGAGCGCGCCGCCATCGCCGAGGCGATCCGCCTGCATACGGAGGTTGTCGGCACGCGCCCGCGCGGCTGGTACACCGGCCGCTGCAGTGAAAATACCGTCCGTCTGGTGGCTGAAGAGGGCGGCTTTGACTACGTTTCCGACACCTATGACGACGATCTGCCCTACTGGCTGGAAGTGGGCGCGCGGGATCAGCTGATCATCCCCTACACGCTCGAAGCCAACGATATGCGCTTTGCCACCGCACCGGGTTACATCACCGGAGAGCAGTTCTATCAGTACCTGAAGGACGCTTTTGACCTTCTTTACACCGAGGGTGAGGCGGGCGCGCCCAAGATGATGTCTGTCGGGCTGCATTGCCGTCTGATCGGCCGCCCGGGCAAAGCGGCGGGGCTGAAGCGGTTTATCGACTATATCCAGGGCTTTGACGGCGTGTGGTGTCCGCGCCGCATCGATATCGCCGACCACTGGGCCAAAACCCATCCGCATCAGCGCCGCGAGTTGCCCAGCCAGATGACACGTGCACGGTTTGTCGAGGCCTATGGCGGTATTTTCGAACATTCACCCTGGATTGCCGACCGGGCCCATGATCTGGAGCTGGGGCCTGCGCATGATCGCGCGGCGGGGCTGCATAATGCGCTCTGTCGGATGTTCCGCTCCGCCAGCGAGGAGGAGCGGCTGGGCGTGCTGACCGCGCACCCGGATCTGGCGGGCAAACTGGCCGCTGCCAAGCGATTGACCGCCGAAAGCACCAATGAACAGGCCTCCGTCGGGCTGGATGCGCTGACGGACGCGGAACGCACACGGTTTACGCAACTGAACACGGCCTATGTGGAAAAACATGGCTTTCCCTTCATTATTGCAGTGCGCGACCATGATAAGGCGTCGATTTTGGCCGCGTTTGAACGGCGTATCGACCATGATCGAGCCAGCGAATTTGCCGAAGCCTGCCGACAGGTGGAGCGGATCGCGGAATTCCGGCTGAAGGATCTGCTGCCATGA
- a CDS encoding uracil-xanthine permease family protein yields MADGSIGTPAQLRDPNYTPPLAKAVPLGIQHVLAMFVSNVTPAIIVAGAAGFGFGSNSPDFPELLYLIQMSMLFAGVATLLQTLTIGPVGAALPIVQGTSFAFLPIMIPLVAGKGVDALAALFGGVLIGGLFHAVLGLFIGRIRFALPPLVTGLVVTMIGLALVKVGIQYAAGGVPAIGTPEYGSLLNWSAALVVVIVTLGLKFFARGMLSISAVLLGLIVGYLYAMMMGMVTVEAIGNSWSRASAFALPVPFKYGIEFSFAAILGFCLMGLVSAVETVGDVSGIARGGAGREATDKEIAGATYADGFGSALAGVFGGLPNTSFSQNVGLIAMTGVMSRHVVTIGALFLILCGLVPKVGAIIRTIPIEVLGGGVIVMFGMVVAAGISMLSDVDWNRRNMVIFAISLSIGLGLQLEPGAVQHLPDTLRILMTSGLLPAALIAIVLNLLLPQELASESTEEVSGGLSGQGRGSLPGE; encoded by the coding sequence ATGGCCGACGGCTCAATCGGAACGCCAGCCCAGCTGCGCGATCCCAACTACACCCCACCGCTGGCAAAGGCGGTGCCTCTGGGCATCCAGCACGTGCTGGCAATGTTCGTATCAAACGTGACCCCTGCGATCATCGTGGCTGGGGCGGCAGGTTTTGGATTTGGTTCCAACTCCCCGGACTTTCCGGAACTGCTCTACCTGATTCAAATGTCGATGTTGTTTGCCGGGGTGGCAACGCTGCTCCAGACGCTGACCATCGGGCCGGTCGGCGCGGCGCTGCCGATTGTGCAGGGCACCAGCTTTGCCTTTCTGCCGATCATGATCCCGCTGGTCGCGGGCAAGGGGGTGGATGCGCTAGCCGCCCTGTTTGGCGGCGTGCTGATCGGCGGGTTGTTTCATGCGGTATTGGGCCTGTTCATCGGGCGCATCCGCTTTGCCCTGCCGCCTCTGGTCACCGGGCTGGTGGTCACCATGATCGGTCTCGCGCTGGTCAAGGTGGGGATCCAATACGCGGCTGGTGGCGTGCCTGCGATTGGCACACCGGAATATGGCTCGCTGCTGAACTGGTCCGCTGCGTTGGTGGTGGTCATCGTCACCTTGGGGCTGAAGTTCTTTGCCCGTGGGATGTTGTCGATCTCGGCGGTGCTGCTGGGGCTGATTGTGGGGTATCTCTATGCAATGATGATGGGCATGGTCACGGTTGAGGCCATCGGCAACAGCTGGTCGCGCGCCAGTGCCTTTGCGCTGCCGGTGCCGTTCAAATACGGAATTGAGTTCTCCTTTGCAGCGATCCTCGGCTTTTGTCTCATGGGGCTGGTCTCGGCGGTGGAAACCGTCGGCGACGTCAGCGGCATCGCCCGCGGGGGCGCAGGTCGGGAAGCCACGGATAAGGAAATCGCCGGGGCGACCTATGCCGATGGTTTCGGCTCCGCGCTGGCGGGTGTGTTTGGTGGCCTGCCCAATACCTCCTTCAGCCAGAACGTTGGCCTGATCGCCATGACCGGTGTGATGAGCCGCCATGTCGTGACAATTGGCGCGCTGTTCCTGATCCTCTGCGGGCTGGTGCCCAAGGTCGGCGCGATCATCCGCACCATTCCGATTGAGGTGCTGGGTGGCGGCGTCATTGTCATGTTTGGTATGGTGGTGGCTGCCGGGATTTCGATGCTGTCGGATGTGGACTGGAACCGCCGCAATATGGTGATCTTTGCGATCTCGCTCTCGATTGGCCTTGGCTTGCAGCTGGAGCCGGGGGCGGTGCAGCACCTGCCGGACACGCTGCGGATCCTGATGACCTCTGGCCTGTTGCCAGCGGCGCTGATCGCCATTGTCCTGAACCTGCTATTGCCGCAGGAGCTTGCCAGCGAATCCACGGAGGAAGTCTCTGGCGGTCTTTCCGGTCAGGGCCGGGGTAGCCTGCCGGGGGAATAG
- a CDS encoding glutamine synthetase family protein yields MTTSLNKGALARNGLLSDQACHDAEMALAQCEAARVETVRVLFADQHGILRGKTLVAAGLRSLFEQGIAVPSTLLLKDTAHRTVFPVWSENPEEVVTPMQGASDVLLVPRPETFRVLPWSPHSAWIFCHVAFHDGATVPFGSAHVLEHAVATLADQGLQTVVGLEVEFQIFERVDPALGHAQQGMPGAPVETRNLVQGYQYLTETRYAEAESILDALRRHAQALGLPVRTVEIEMGPSQFEFTFDPADPMTQADAMVTFRTMVKEVCAARGLHASFMAKPRQDHAMANGWHIHQSLIDTMSGRNLFMPEVAGELTPEASGWIAGLLTHAEAASLLVAPTVNSYKRYLPYQLAPNRVQWGEDNRGAMLRGLMRPGDPTSRIENRAPDSTANPYFALAAQIIAGNEGLMAGRQAPTPTASPYSDDAEKLPRSLGQALQAFSSSELFRSALGEDVVDYLTHLKEVEWARYLDTVSEWEQAEYFNLY; encoded by the coding sequence ATGACAACATCGCTCAACAAGGGCGCGCTGGCGCGCAATGGGCTGCTTTCGGATCAGGCCTGTCATGATGCAGAGATGGCGCTTGCGCAGTGCGAGGCGGCGCGGGTGGAAACCGTGCGGGTGCTGTTTGCTGATCAACATGGCATTCTGCGTGGCAAAACCTTGGTTGCCGCCGGTCTGCGGTCGCTGTTCGAGCAGGGGATCGCGGTGCCCTCAACGCTGCTGCTGAAAGACACCGCGCATCGCACTGTCTTCCCGGTGTGGAGCGAAAACCCGGAGGAGGTGGTCACACCGATGCAAGGCGCCAGTGACGTTCTGCTGGTGCCACGCCCGGAGACCTTTCGCGTGCTGCCCTGGTCGCCGCATTCGGCGTGGATCTTCTGTCATGTAGCCTTCCACGACGGCGCGACTGTGCCCTTCGGTTCGGCCCATGTGCTGGAACACGCGGTGGCAACCCTGGCGGACCAGGGGCTTCAGACGGTGGTCGGGTTGGAGGTCGAGTTCCAGATTTTTGAGCGGGTCGACCCTGCGTTGGGCCACGCCCAGCAGGGCATGCCAGGGGCACCTGTTGAGACGCGTAACCTCGTCCAGGGGTATCAGTATCTGACCGAAACCCGCTACGCTGAGGCCGAGAGCATTCTTGATGCCTTGCGCCGTCATGCGCAGGCGCTGGGCCTGCCGGTGCGCACCGTGGAAATCGAGATGGGGCCGAGCCAGTTCGAGTTCACCTTCGATCCCGCTGACCCGATGACGCAGGCAGATGCTATGGTGACGTTCCGCACCATGGTAAAGGAAGTCTGCGCGGCACGCGGGCTGCACGCCAGCTTCATGGCCAAGCCCCGGCAGGATCACGCGATGGCTAATGGCTGGCACATCCATCAATCGCTGATCGACACCATGAGCGGACGCAACCTCTTCATGCCAGAGGTCGCAGGTGAGCTCACTCCCGAAGCCAGCGGGTGGATCGCGGGATTGCTCACCCATGCGGAGGCCGCCTCGCTTCTGGTGGCGCCAACCGTGAACAGCTACAAACGCTATCTGCCCTATCAACTGGCCCCCAATCGGGTGCAGTGGGGCGAAGACAATCGTGGTGCGATGCTGCGGGGGCTGATGCGGCCCGGTGATCCCACCAGCCGGATCGAAAACCGCGCGCCTGACAGCACCGCCAACCCGTATTTTGCACTGGCCGCGCAGATTATCGCGGGCAATGAGGGGCTGATGGCGGGCAGGCAGGCGCCGACCCCGACTGCGTCGCCCTATTCCGACGACGCGGAGAAGCTGCCGCGCTCGCTTGGTCAGGCCTTGCAGGCTTTCTCCTCATCGGAGCTGTTTCGCAGCGCTTTGGGGGAGGATGTGGTCGACTATCTCACCCACCTGAAAGAGGTAGAGTGG
- a CDS encoding IclR family transcriptional regulator domain-containing protein has protein sequence MVRWTEQRGRVFVEETMSEQDRNISSSFAKGLAVLAAFDAATPTLTLADIARRTGQDRATARRGALTLVQAGYLRQQGRVLSLTPQVLALSGGFLQANQFGRKVQPVLNRHARSLGAEITLATLDQGRVLLLAQSTVEHAPVTYGFTAGAHIPLVHTSLGRMLMGCLPEDAAAETLATADIPRHTEQSLTEPEQILERVTTVRQQGYAVTDSEFETGIIGYAVPVSRPEQRPIVVGSSSPRGVNPAQDTETSLRALQLCAAELRQSQALADL, from the coding sequence ATAGTTCGGTGGACGGAGCAGCGCGGCCGCGTATTTGTGGAAGAAACAATGAGTGAACAAGACCGAAATATTTCCTCAAGCTTCGCCAAGGGGCTGGCCGTTCTGGCTGCATTCGATGCAGCAACGCCGACGCTGACACTGGCCGATATTGCCCGACGCACTGGCCAGGACCGCGCCACCGCGCGGCGCGGGGCACTGACGCTTGTGCAGGCGGGCTATCTCCGCCAGCAAGGCCGCGTGTTGTCACTGACACCGCAGGTGCTGGCACTGTCCGGCGGCTTTCTTCAGGCCAATCAATTTGGCCGCAAGGTGCAGCCGGTACTCAACCGTCATGCGCGTAGTCTGGGTGCGGAAATCACCCTTGCAACGCTGGATCAGGGGCGCGTGCTGCTGCTGGCACAGTCCACTGTCGAACATGCACCTGTCACCTACGGGTTTACGGCCGGCGCACATATTCCGCTGGTCCACACCAGTCTGGGTCGGATGCTGATGGGATGCCTACCGGAAGACGCCGCCGCTGAAACACTGGCAACGGCGGACATCCCCCGCCATACCGAACAATCGCTGACCGAGCCGGAGCAGATCCTAGAGCGGGTCACGACAGTGCGGCAGCAGGGCTATGCGGTGACTGACAGCGAGTTTGAAACCGGCATTATCGGCTATGCGGTGCCGGTGTCGCGCCCGGAGCAGCGACCGATTGTTGTTGGCAGCTCCTCCCCGCGCGGGGTGAACCCGGCGCAGGATACGGAAACCTCGCTGCGCGCATTGCAGCTCTGTGCTGCCGAACTGCGCCAAAGTCAGGCGCTGGCGGATCTGTAA
- the uraH gene encoding hydroxyisourate hydrolase, whose product MTTRTEPGYLTTHVLDTARGCPAAGLPIRLYRLDERGRTELARMLTNADGRTDSPILPKKDFVTGTYELVFEAGEYLRASGQASGEVLFLDEVPIRFGITDDSAHYHVPLLLSPFGYSTYRGS is encoded by the coding sequence ATGACCACAAGGACTGAGCCCGGCTATCTCACCACACATGTGCTGGACACTGCTCGAGGCTGCCCAGCGGCGGGGCTGCCAATCCGGCTCTATCGGCTGGACGAGCGCGGGCGGACAGAGCTTGCCCGCATGCTGACCAACGCTGACGGGCGCACCGACAGCCCGATCCTGCCAAAGAAGGACTTTGTGACAGGCACATATGAACTGGTGTTTGAGGCCGGCGAGTACCTGCGGGCCAGCGGGCAGGCCTCTGGTGAGGTGCTGTTTCTGGATGAGGTTCCCATTCGTTTTGGCATCACCGATGACAGCGCGCATTACCACGTGCCCTTGCTGCTGTCGCCGTTTGGATATTCCACCTACCGCGGCAGTTAA
- a CDS encoding type I glyceraldehyde-3-phosphate dehydrogenase — MTETEGRLPLLRIEPDAAPCHSLAMKLAINGFGRIGRAILRQILTTPRGAGIELVCINDIAPLDMCAYLFQYDSTFGPYPDPVVIDGDSLCIADRVIRFHQTADLSTLDLSGVDVVLECTGIARTSDVAGRGLSAGARKVLISGPSPAAERTIVLGANEAELGDGKIISNASCTTNGLAPLVKLLDAELGINSAHMTTIHCYTNSQPMVDAPRGDFARSRGGALSMVPTTTSATHLIDEVLPHLAGRISGAAVRVPTASVSAVDLVVQTARPMQDDRIADILRAAVEATPVLGWTDQPLVSSDLRARPESLVIAGPETRVTGAHQLRMFGWYDNEWGFSARMLDMAQLMARGA; from the coding sequence GTGACCGAAACAGAGGGCCGATTGCCGCTGTTGCGGATTGAGCCGGATGCCGCGCCCTGTCATAGCTTGGCCATGAAACTTGCAATCAACGGATTCGGCCGTATCGGCCGCGCTATTCTGCGCCAGATCCTGACCACGCCGCGCGGCGCTGGGATTGAGCTGGTTTGCATCAACGATATCGCGCCTTTGGACATGTGCGCCTATCTGTTTCAATACGACAGCACCTTTGGCCCCTATCCCGATCCGGTGGTGATCGACGGCGACAGTCTGTGCATTGCCGACCGCGTGATCCGGTTTCATCAGACCGCCGACCTCAGTACGCTGGACCTGTCGGGTGTTGATGTGGTGCTGGAATGCACCGGTATCGCGCGAACCTCAGATGTGGCAGGGCGCGGCCTTTCCGCGGGGGCGCGCAAGGTGCTGATTTCCGGCCCTTCTCCGGCGGCTGAACGCACGATTGTTCTGGGCGCAAATGAGGCGGAGCTGGGGGATGGCAAGATCATCTCCAACGCCTCTTGCACCACCAATGGGCTGGCCCCGCTGGTCAAGCTGCTGGACGCGGAGCTGGGCATCAACAGCGCCCATATGACCACGATCCATTGCTATACGAATTCGCAGCCGATGGTCGATGCGCCGCGAGGGGATTTTGCCCGATCGCGAGGCGGCGCGCTGTCGATGGTGCCGACCACGACCTCCGCGACCCATCTGATTGACGAGGTACTGCCGCATCTGGCAGGCCGGATCAGCGGCGCTGCTGTGCGGGTCCCAACTGCCAGCGTATCGGCTGTGGATCTGGTGGTACAGACAGCGCGGCCGATGCAGGATGATCGGATTGCCGACATATTGCGCGCCGCCGTCGAAGCCACGCCCGTGCTGGGCTGGACCGATCAACCGCTGGTCTCGTCAGACCTGCGGGCGCGCCCCGAATCGCTGGTTATCGCAGGGCCGGAAACACGGGTGACAGGCGCTCATCAGCTGCGGATGTTTGGCTGGTATGACAATGAATGGGGCTTTTCCGCGCGGATGCTGGATATGGCCCAGTTGATGGCCAGGGGTGCATAA
- a CDS encoding LysR family transcriptional regulator produces the protein MSYLDNIRTFVRVYELGSMSAAGRDLRVSPAVTSARISQLEEYLGVRLFQRTTRNLTATEQGRAFYDGAVAVLDAVDEAEAKVMHLTDTPRGTLFVAAPLGLGRRLLAPQTPEFLATYPEINLRLRLSDRAVDLTSEGLDLAFFLGQPEDSNLRIRKIADCQRVLCASPAYVARRGLPADGTALLRDGHDCLNLRYPGASEFQWLLQTSEGPRRFAVSGRYECDDGDVLTDWALAGEGVVLKPLFEVAEHLAAGRLVPVAEATPPVPVQLACLYTHRRHQDPKTRLFMEYMTARLAAALRADGAQSARNMDDGSGADQAETPPA, from the coding sequence ATGTCTTATCTCGACAATATCCGCACCTTTGTCCGAGTCTATGAACTGGGGTCGATGTCAGCCGCTGGGCGTGACCTCAGGGTGTCGCCAGCTGTGACCTCAGCGCGGATCTCACAGCTGGAGGAGTATCTCGGCGTGCGCCTGTTTCAGCGCACCACCCGCAATCTGACTGCAACGGAACAGGGACGGGCGTTTTATGACGGGGCCGTTGCGGTGCTGGATGCGGTGGATGAGGCCGAGGCCAAGGTGATGCATCTGACCGATACGCCGCGGGGGACGCTGTTTGTGGCGGCACCTCTGGGCCTTGGGCGGCGGTTGTTGGCGCCACAGACGCCGGAGTTTCTGGCGACTTATCCCGAAATCAACCTGCGCCTGCGCCTGTCTGATCGGGCCGTCGATCTGACCAGTGAGGGGCTGGATCTGGCGTTTTTCCTTGGTCAGCCAGAGGATAGCAATCTGCGTATCCGAAAGATTGCTGACTGCCAGCGGGTGCTGTGTGCGTCGCCGGCCTATGTGGCGCGGCGTGGCTTGCCTGCCGATGGGACAGCCCTGTTGCGTGATGGCCACGACTGTCTGAACCTGCGCTATCCGGGGGCGAGCGAATTTCAGTGGCTGCTGCAGACCAGCGAGGGCCCGCGCCGTTTCGCGGTGAGCGGTCGCTATGAATGTGACGACGGCGATGTCTTGACCGATTGGGCGCTGGCAGGGGAGGGCGTGGTGCTGAAACCGCTGTTCGAGGTGGCCGAACATCTGGCCGCTGGGCGCTTAGTGCCGGTTGCGGAGGCAACACCGCCGGTGCCGGTGCAGCTGGCCTGCCTTTATACGCATCGCCGCCATCAGGACCCCAAGACGCGCCTGTTCATGGAGTATATGACCGCGCGGCTGGCTGCGGCACTGCGCGCCGATGGGGCCCAGTCGGCTCGCAATATGGATGACGGCTCCGGGGCTGATCAGGCGGAGACGCCACCCGCCTAG